One window of the Cardinium endosymbiont of Culicoides punctatus genome contains the following:
- a CDS encoding ankyrin repeat domain-containing protein, which yields MHHYHSVFRKIRFIHYTTIVLLLHSTHSSCTRSLLQAKIYTYSEKEHEINTFSTSSEENNNINTTLHSAIREGNYKKVKNLLLNAANPNFADPSRKTSLHIAVSKGYYKIVKLLLKKGAYVNAADQSKQTPLHIAVNKGDDKIVEILLKNKADQNAKDAFDQTPLHIAVNKGNIKIVTLLLKNLPNGNTNSIIETLLQIAVDKGDDGIVDLLLKHNANPNVTNSIGQTPLHISINKRDEKIAKILLNNGADLSITNSFGQTPLYIAVDKGDDKMIELLLKLKNPVYPNTADHFKQTPLHLATNKCSYKNVKLLLNKRANPNATNSLGQTSLHIAVDKGNIKIVELLLKHNADPNVTNSLGQTLLQMAVDKGNIKIVELLLKHNANPNVTNLLGQTPLYVAIDKNDCNMVTLLLNHKANPNIPSNSKNTPLEEAIINGNDYIINELIKYKAVINKEEINTVKDDQWNTLLHYVVIYNNVKIAKRLLKKYKNTIDPNIQNKNRITPLHIAVDKNDCNMVTLLLKHGANPNITDQSGRTPLDLINLDAFAKDKQKLSEKKYQRIRILLQLKGNQIQ from the coding sequence ATGCACCATTATCATTCTGTTTTCAGAAAAATCAGATTTATTCACTATACCACAATAGTTCTACTACTACATAGTACTCATAGTAGTTGTACAAGAAGTTTATTACAAGCTAAAATCTATACTTATTCTGAAAAAGAACATGAAATAAATACCTTTTCTACTTCTTCCGAAGAAAACAATAACATAAATACCACATTGCATTCCGCAATTAGAGAAGGTAATTATAAAAAAGTTAAAAACTTATTACTAAATGCAGCCAATCCAAATTTTGCAGATCCGTCTAGAAAAACTTCTTTACATATAGCTGTTAGTAAAGGGTATTATAAGATCGTTAAGCTATTGCTAAAAAAAGGAGCCTATGTAAATGCTGCAGATCAGTCTAAACAAACTCCGCTGCATATAGCTGTTAATAAAGGGGACGATAAGATCGTTGAGATACTACTAAAAAACAAGGCTGATCAAAATGCTAAAGATGCATTTGACCAAACTCCGCTGCATATAGCTGTTAATAAAGGAAATATTAAAATCGTTACATTATTGTTAAAAAATTTGCCTAATGGTAACACTAATTCAATTATAGAAACTCTGTTACAGATAGCTGTTGATAAAGGAGATGATGGCATCGTTGATCTATTATTAAAACACAACGCTAATCCAAATGTAACCAATTCAATTGGACAAACGCCTCTACATATATCTATTAATAAAAGAGATGAAAAAATAGCTAAAATATTGTTAAATAATGGAGCGGATCTAAGTATAACCAATTCGTTTGGACAAACCCCTCTATATATAGCTGTTGACAAAGGAGATGATAAGATGATTGAGCTGCTATTAAAATTAAAAAATCCAGTCTACCCAAATACTGCAGATCATTTTAAACAAACCCCTCTGCATTTAGCAACGAACAAGTGTTCTTATAAGAACGTTAAACTATTGTTGAACAAAAGAGCCAATCCAAATGCAACAAATTCACTTGGACAAACGTCTCTGCATATAGCTGTTGATAAAGGGAATATTAAAATCGTTGAGTTACTATTAAAACACAACGCCGATCCAAATGTAACAAATTCACTTGGACAAACGCTTCTGCAAATGGCTGTTGATAAAGGGAATATTAAAATCGTTGAGTTATTATTAAAACACAACGCCAATCCAAATGTAACAAATTTACTTGGACAAACTCCTTTATACGTGGCCATTGATAAGAATGATTGTAACATGGTTACCCTATTGTTAAACCATAAAGCTAATCCAAATATACCAAGCAATTCTAAAAATACCCCTCTAGAAGAAGCAATTATAAATGGAAATGACTATATCATCAACGAGCTAATAAAATATAAGGCTGTTATAAATAAAGAGGAAATAAATACAGTAAAAGATGATCAATGGAATACGCTTCTGCATTATGTGGTTATTTACAATAATGTCAAGATAGCTAAGCGATTATTAAAAAAATATAAAAATACAATTGATCCAAATATACAAAATAAGAATAGAATAACTCCTCTGCATATAGCCGTTGATAAGAATGATTGTAACATGGTTACCCTATTATTAAAACATGGAGCTAATCCAAATATAACAGATCAATCTGGAAGGACTCCTCTGGACTTGATAAATTTAGATGCTTTTGCCAAAGACAAACAAAAACTAAGCGAAAAAAAATATCAACGTATCAGGATATTGCTTCAATTAAAAGGTAATCAAATACAATAA